One genomic segment of Hordeum vulgare subsp. vulgare chromosome 2H, MorexV3_pseudomolecules_assembly, whole genome shotgun sequence includes these proteins:
- the LOC123426662 gene encoding uncharacterized protein LOC123426662: MPQLDLESLFCVGGGSKVACETIAFDVDVANAHEVSRRTIWAWSGLTGAALERDGSTKGSSNPKTAAEEATRNKGGSRAPRRLEAIVVGVLPAGKMVVQHRRSPVVGRRFAGARVFASEAVGTEPASPKVSCFGAVRSEIRAAAPAPAPAPRGEEERVEERSGCWASVTSALRGLLCGSGSDNRPEGEPKAAVSESPAVAAPVLSPPRPVLGLGDVKQIASRRWPDGDGRCLV, encoded by the coding sequence ATGCCACAGCTCGATCTGGAGTCCCTCTTCTGCGTTGGCGGCGGGTCGAAGGTCGCCTGCGAGACCATCGCCTTCGACGTCGACGTCGCCAACGCCCACGAGGTGTCGCGCCGGACTATCTGGGCCTGGTCCGGCCTAACCGGCGCGGCGCTGGAGCGGGACGGGTCGACCAAGGGCAGCTCCAACCCCAAGACCGCTGCGGAAGAGGCTACGCGCAACAAGGGCGGGTCGAGGGCGCCGAGGAGGCTGGAGGCAATCGTCGTCGGCGTTCTGCCTGCCGGGAAGATGGTCGTCCAGCATCGGCGCTCCCCCGTTGTCGGCCGCCGCTTCGCAGGGGCCAGGGTCTTCGCGAGCGAGGCCGTGGGCACGGAGCCTGCGTCCCCGAAGGTGTCGTGCTTTGGGGCCGTGCGGTCCGAGATCCGCGCGGCGGCCCCTGCACCTGCGCCTGCGCCGCGCGGGGAGGAGGAGCGGGTCGAGGAGCGGAGCGGGTGCTGGGCGAGCGTCACCTCCGCGCTTCGTGGCTTGTTATGCGGCTCTGGCTCGGACAATCGTCCGGAAGGTGAACCGAAGGCCGCGGTGTCGGAGTCGCCGGCGGTGGCCGCTCCAGTCCTGTCGCCCCCGCGGCCGGTTCTGGGTCTTGGAGACGTGAAGCAAATTGCTTCGCGGCGGTGGCCGGATGGAGATGGCCGGTGCTTGGTTTGA